A genomic window from Chrysoperla carnea chromosome 3, inChrCarn1.1, whole genome shotgun sequence includes:
- the LOC123295599 gene encoding DNA primase small subunit isoform X1 has protein sequence MTSTLSEFPELLKVYYRRLFPFDTYFDWLNYEHEGEKQPFEKREFSFTLPGDIYIRYNTFQTKEELVTEIQRELPIKIDLGAEYNIRPNRFNSRNNDDLRPVRREVVFDIDMTDYDTVRKCCKGGDICAKCWKFMEIAVKIIDTTLREDFNYHHLLWVYSGRRGVHCWVCDQDARRSVNRARKGMAEYFSIIPKNKKNKNLYRRSKLHNFILRSINLIDTYWVDLCLKDQDILGTPEDITEFLKHIGDDKFAGDLEKEFAKHDNSVDRWNAFSSLVDYYSQKGMLKFYMQHIREEMKIFYAFPRIDENVSKTLKHLLKSPFCVHPKTGKVCVPFNPKVVEKFNPFTVPTLRVLLDEVNQFDTAPDDPSVPSFSITSAKDNRKTSLIKALLTFEQFVARLQRLKGMPPDDYREE, from the exons atgACTTCAACATTAAGTGAATTTCCTGAACTATTGAAAGTTTATTATCGCCGATTATTTCCATTCGATACATACTTTGACTGGTTAAATTATGAACATGAAG gaGAAAAACAACCATTTGAAAAACGTGAATTTTCATTCACATTACCCGGTGATATTTACATAAGATATAATACTTTTCAAACTAAAGAAGAATTGGTTACGGAAATTCAACGTGAATTACCGATTAAAATTGATCTTGGAGCTGAATATAATATTCGACCAAATCGATTTAATAGTCGTAACAATGATGATTTACGACCTGTTAGACGGGAAGTAGTTTTTGATATAGATATGACGGATTATGATACAGTTCGTAAATGTTGTAAAGGAGGTGATATTTGTGCAAAATGTTGGAAGTTCATGGAAATAGCTGTGAAAATCATTGATACTACTTTAAGAG agGATTTTAATTATCATCATTTATTATGGGTTTATTCTGGACGCCGTGGAGTCCATTGTTGGGTTTGTGATCAGGATGCTAGACGTTCAGTAAATCGAGCACGAAAAGGAATGGCTGAGTATTTTAGTATTATCcctaaaaacaagaaaaacaaaaatctttataGGCGTTccaaattacacaattttatcct TCGATCCATAAATTTAATCGATACATATTGGGTAGATTTATGCTTAAAAGACCAAGATATCTTGGGGACACCAGAAGATATAACCgagtttttaaaacatattggAGACGACAAATTTGCTGGTGATTTAGAAAAAGAATTTGCGAAACATGATAATTCTGTGGATCGTTGGAATGCATTTTCAAGCCTTGTTGATTACTATTCACAAAAG ggaatgctaaaattttatatgcaacATATACgagaagaaatgaaaattttctatgcatTTCCACGTATTGATGAGAATGTATCGaaaacattaaaacatttaCTAAAATCACCATTTTGTGTACATCCAAAAACAGGAAAAGTTTGTGTACCATTTAATCCAAAAGTTGTGGAAAAATTTAATCCATTTACAGTACCTACTTTACG GGTACTTTTAGATGAAGTGAATCAATTCGATACAGCTCCAGATGATCCATCTGTACCTAGTTTTAGTATCACATCAGCCAAAGATAATCGTAAAACCAGTTTGATTAAAGCTCTCCTTACTTTTGAACAGTTTGTAGCACGACTTCAACGATTAAAGGGAATGCCTCCagatg aTTACCgagaagaataa
- the LOC123295599 gene encoding DNA primase small subunit isoform X2 has product MTSTLSEFPELLKVYYRRLFPFDTYFDWLNYEHEEKQPFEKREFSFTLPGDIYIRYNTFQTKEELVTEIQRELPIKIDLGAEYNIRPNRFNSRNNDDLRPVRREVVFDIDMTDYDTVRKCCKGGDICAKCWKFMEIAVKIIDTTLREDFNYHHLLWVYSGRRGVHCWVCDQDARRSVNRARKGMAEYFSIIPKNKKNKNLYRRSKLHNFILRSINLIDTYWVDLCLKDQDILGTPEDITEFLKHIGDDKFAGDLEKEFAKHDNSVDRWNAFSSLVDYYSQKGMLKFYMQHIREEMKIFYAFPRIDENVSKTLKHLLKSPFCVHPKTGKVCVPFNPKVVEKFNPFTVPTLRVLLDEVNQFDTAPDDPSVPSFSITSAKDNRKTSLIKALLTFEQFVARLQRLKGMPPDDYREE; this is encoded by the exons atgACTTCAACATTAAGTGAATTTCCTGAACTATTGAAAGTTTATTATCGCCGATTATTTCCATTCGATACATACTTTGACTGGTTAAATTATGAACATGAAG AAAAACAACCATTTGAAAAACGTGAATTTTCATTCACATTACCCGGTGATATTTACATAAGATATAATACTTTTCAAACTAAAGAAGAATTGGTTACGGAAATTCAACGTGAATTACCGATTAAAATTGATCTTGGAGCTGAATATAATATTCGACCAAATCGATTTAATAGTCGTAACAATGATGATTTACGACCTGTTAGACGGGAAGTAGTTTTTGATATAGATATGACGGATTATGATACAGTTCGTAAATGTTGTAAAGGAGGTGATATTTGTGCAAAATGTTGGAAGTTCATGGAAATAGCTGTGAAAATCATTGATACTACTTTAAGAG agGATTTTAATTATCATCATTTATTATGGGTTTATTCTGGACGCCGTGGAGTCCATTGTTGGGTTTGTGATCAGGATGCTAGACGTTCAGTAAATCGAGCACGAAAAGGAATGGCTGAGTATTTTAGTATTATCcctaaaaacaagaaaaacaaaaatctttataGGCGTTccaaattacacaattttatcct TCGATCCATAAATTTAATCGATACATATTGGGTAGATTTATGCTTAAAAGACCAAGATATCTTGGGGACACCAGAAGATATAACCgagtttttaaaacatattggAGACGACAAATTTGCTGGTGATTTAGAAAAAGAATTTGCGAAACATGATAATTCTGTGGATCGTTGGAATGCATTTTCAAGCCTTGTTGATTACTATTCACAAAAG ggaatgctaaaattttatatgcaacATATACgagaagaaatgaaaattttctatgcatTTCCACGTATTGATGAGAATGTATCGaaaacattaaaacatttaCTAAAATCACCATTTTGTGTACATCCAAAAACAGGAAAAGTTTGTGTACCATTTAATCCAAAAGTTGTGGAAAAATTTAATCCATTTACAGTACCTACTTTACG GGTACTTTTAGATGAAGTGAATCAATTCGATACAGCTCCAGATGATCCATCTGTACCTAGTTTTAGTATCACATCAGCCAAAGATAATCGTAAAACCAGTTTGATTAAAGCTCTCCTTACTTTTGAACAGTTTGTAGCACGACTTCAACGATTAAAGGGAATGCCTCCagatg aTTACCgagaagaataa